In a genomic window of Flavobacterium lipolyticum:
- a CDS encoding leucine-rich repeat domain-containing protein, whose amino-acid sequence MKKELKNDDDWVVEDWKDGCRLVRYTGDIEEGSLVIPALIGDKKVYILGTGENIFGPDVESAGLLTLVDISQSVYLQEVGPKAFGGSCDNLVQVFFPTSLVYIGSNAFDDCVALQSIVIPEGVTSVMNNTFELCTSLKEISIPNSVTSIGDSAFFGNYSLPNITIPQSVTFIDANVFYKCLALKSILIPNSVSSIGDSAFLYSGLTEIYLPKKFITAAEEKRIGIPDGANVKETPPSP is encoded by the coding sequence ATGAAAAAGGAATTAAAAAATGATGATGATTGGGTAGTAGAGGATTGGAAGGATGGATGCAGGTTAGTTCGCTATACGGGCGATATTGAAGAGGGTAGTCTCGTTATTCCTGCATTAATTGGTGATAAGAAAGTCTATATACTTGGTACCGGCGAGAATATATTTGGTCCTGATGTAGAGTCAGCAGGTCTTCTCACGTTGGTAGATATATCTCAAAGTGTCTATCTTCAGGAAGTGGGACCTAAAGCCTTTGGTGGTAGTTGTGATAACTTAGTTCAGGTTTTCTTCCCTACAAGTTTAGTTTATATTGGTTCGAACGCATTTGATGACTGTGTGGCATTACAAAGCATAGTTATTCCGGAGGGTGTGACTTCTGTCATGAATAATACATTTGAATTATGTACTTCACTAAAAGAGATAAGTATTCCGAATAGCGTTACTTCTATTGGAGATTCGGCATTTTTTGGCAATTACTCCTTACCAAATATAACTATTCCACAAAGTGTTACTTTTATAGATGCTAATGTATTTTATAAATGTTTGGCATTAAAATCCATACTCATTCCCAATAGTGTTAGCTCTATTGGCGATTCTGCATTTCTATACAGTGGATTAACGGAGATTTATTTGCCAAAAAAGTTTATTACAGCAGCTGAAGAGAAAAGGATTGGAATTCCAGATGGTGCCAACGTAAAAGAAACTCCTCCGTCACCATAA
- a CDS encoding GxxExxY protein, producing MTENEISAIVVDVCYRIHVKLGPGLFESVYEAILYHELTKRGLHVGRQKAERLF from the coding sequence ATGACAGAGAATGAAATTTCAGCTATCGTAGTCGATGTTTGTTATAGAATACATGTAAAACTTGGACCAGGATTATTTGAATCTGTTTATGAGGCAATTTTGTATCATGAATTAACGAAGAGGGGTTTACATGTAGGAAGGCAAAAAGCAGAGAGGCTATTTTAG
- a CDS encoding M23 family metallopeptidase codes for MAKVKYYYDSENLAYTKIKTRKRAKIGYALLFLLASALFGFLVFILLINTPYFETPKDRLQAREIENLKLQYAILNRKMDEIDAVAETLENRDNNIYRVYFNKAEIPDSIRKAGFRDSRKYKDLEGYNNSQLVLNTTKRIDRLSKELAIQSRSLDEILKLASTKGNLLLAIPAIQPVRNENLIRMVSGFGYRTDPFTKVRKMHNGMDFTAKTGTPVYATGDGVIERADNSASGFGNHVVIRHGFGYESLYAHLSKYNCRPGQRVKRGDVIGYVGSTGRSEGPHCHYEVHKDGKVVNPLNFYYGNISAVEYVAISQMANQENQSLD; via the coding sequence ATGGCGAAAGTAAAATATTATTACGACTCAGAAAATCTGGCTTATACAAAAATAAAGACCCGAAAAAGGGCTAAAATTGGCTATGCATTACTGTTTTTATTGGCTTCGGCATTATTTGGCTTTTTAGTTTTTATACTTTTAATCAATACTCCCTATTTTGAAACGCCAAAAGATCGTTTACAGGCACGAGAAATTGAAAATCTAAAATTACAATACGCCATTCTAAACAGAAAAATGGATGAAATCGATGCTGTAGCCGAGACATTGGAGAATAGAGACAACAACATTTACAGAGTCTATTTTAACAAAGCTGAAATTCCGGATTCTATTCGAAAAGCAGGTTTTAGAGATTCCCGAAAATATAAAGATTTAGAAGGTTACAACAATTCTCAACTGGTTTTAAACACCACAAAACGAATAGATCGTCTCTCTAAAGAATTAGCGATTCAGTCTCGATCGTTAGATGAAATTTTAAAATTAGCCAGTACAAAAGGTAATTTATTGCTGGCAATTCCGGCCATTCAACCTGTACGAAATGAGAATCTAATCCGTATGGTTTCAGGTTTTGGATATAGAACCGACCCGTTCACGAAAGTACGAAAAATGCATAACGGAATGGATTTCACCGCCAAAACAGGCACTCCCGTTTATGCTACAGGAGATGGTGTTATCGAGCGGGCCGATAATTCGGCATCAGGATTTGGGAATCATGTGGTCATCAGGCATGGTTTTGGCTACGAAAGTTTGTATGCGCATTTAAGCAAATACAATTGCAGACCCGGACAACGTGTAAAACGAGGTGATGTTATTGGTTATGTGGGAAGCACAGGAAGATCTGAAGGACCGCACTGTCACTATGAAGTACACAAAGACGGCAAAGTCGTAAATCCGCTGAACTTCTATTACGGCAATATTTCGGCAGTCGAATATGTGGCCATTTCACAAATGGCTAACCAGGAAAATCAGTCATTAGATTAA
- a CDS encoding MerR family transcriptional regulator, translating to MHIELSKDKRYYSIGEVAKAFNVNASLIRFWDSEFDILKPKKNAKGNRMFTPEDITNLQLIYHLVKERGFTLEGAKTHLKEGQKKTLDKFEIIRKLETIKTQLIDIKNEL from the coding sequence ATGCATATTGAGCTTTCAAAAGATAAACGATATTACAGCATTGGCGAAGTAGCCAAAGCTTTTAATGTCAATGCATCATTGATTCGATTTTGGGACAGCGAATTTGACATTTTGAAACCAAAAAAGAATGCCAAAGGCAACCGAATGTTTACGCCCGAAGATATCACCAACTTACAATTGATCTATCATTTGGTTAAAGAAAGAGGTTTTACGCTTGAAGGTGCCAAAACACATTTGAAAGAAGGACAAAAGAAAACATTAGATAAATTCGAAATAATACGTAAATTAGAGACCATCAAAACACAATTAATCGATATTAAGAACGAATTATAA
- a CDS encoding TPM domain-containing protein: MSKVEDFLSKEEELEIVEAIRVAEKNTSGEIRVHIEQSTSKVPFERALEVFYELKMHETQLQNGVLFYFAVADKTFAICGDKGINDVVTPDFWDCTKDALIQQFKSGNFKQGIVDGILNAGEQLKKYFPWSEGDSNELSNEISKG; encoded by the coding sequence ATGTCAAAAGTAGAAGATTTTTTATCCAAAGAAGAAGAGCTGGAAATTGTAGAAGCAATTCGTGTGGCCGAGAAAAATACTTCTGGCGAAATTAGAGTACATATAGAACAAAGCACTTCTAAAGTCCCTTTTGAAAGGGCTTTAGAAGTTTTTTACGAATTAAAAATGCACGAAACCCAGCTTCAAAATGGGGTTTTGTTTTACTTTGCCGTTGCTGATAAAACTTTTGCAATTTGCGGAGACAAAGGTATAAATGATGTGGTTACTCCTGATTTTTGGGACTGTACCAAAGATGCCCTAATTCAACAATTTAAATCCGGAAATTTTAAACAAGGTATTGTCGACGGTATTTTGAATGCCGGTGAACAATTGAAAAAATACTTTCCGTGGTCTGAAGGAGACAGCAATGAATTATCAAACGAAATATCAAAAGGATAA
- a CDS encoding RrF2 family transcriptional regulator, translated as MLSHKAKYALKALLYLAEQEENHISRTIEIADGANIPKKFLEQILLDLKRGRLVSSKQGKFGGYYLIRSKNDITLAEIHRLFDGAIALLPCASLNFYEPCSDCKTEEECSLRHGLMIIRDETLKAMQGITIASLIKK; from the coding sequence ATGTTATCACATAAAGCAAAATACGCCCTTAAGGCCTTACTTTATTTAGCAGAACAAGAAGAAAATCACATTTCAAGAACTATTGAAATCGCTGATGGAGCCAATATTCCTAAAAAGTTCCTGGAGCAGATTTTATTAGACCTGAAACGAGGGCGTTTGGTAAGCAGTAAGCAGGGAAAATTTGGCGGATATTATCTGATACGCTCCAAAAATGACATCACTCTGGCAGAAATTCACCGTTTATTTGATGGCGCAATTGCCTTATTGCCTTGTGCTTCCTTAAACTTTTACGAACCATGTTCAGATTGTAAAACCGAGGAAGAGTGCAGCTTAAGACATGGTTTAATGATCATTCGGGACGAGACTCTTAAGGCCATGCAAGGCATCACAATCGCCTCTCTCATCAAGAAATAA
- the alaS gene encoding alanine--tRNA ligase: MKSQDVRKQFLDFFESKGHTIVPSAPIVLKDDPTLMFNNSGMAQFKEYFLGNGTPKSPRIADTQKCLRVSGKHNDLEEVGIDTYHHTMFEMLGNWSFGDYFKKEAINWAWELLTEVYKIPKENLYVSVFEGSKEDNVPFDQEAWDIWKELIDEDRIILGNKKDNFWEMGDQGPCGPCSEIHVDLRTPEEKAAVSGKSLVNNDHPQVVEIWNNVFMEFNRKADGSLEKLPAQHVDTGMGFERLCMALQGKTSNYDTDVFMPLIREIETITGANYTVKASNEAEEKVNIAIRVIADHVRAVAFAIADGQLPSNTGAGYVIRRILRRAIRYGFTFLNIKEAFIYKLVETLSEQMGDSFPEIRTQKALCSNVIREEENSFLRTLDQGLVLLDAVILNNSGDTIDGKKAFELYDTYGFPIDLTALILSEKGLKLDEKGFQEQLQLQKERSRAASKVTAGDWNVLVEDDIQEFVGYDRLSHQVKITKYRRVDSVKDGEIYQLVFNATPFYGESGGQTGDKGYLEAQNGDIVYIIDTKKENNQTIHLAKSLPENLTGTFNAVVDALQRAKTSSNHSATHLLHQGLRKILGTHIEQKGSMVRNASLRFDFSHFSKVSDEELKEVENFVNARIRESLPLIEKRAIPKDQALEEGAIALFGEKYGDLVRMIKFGDSVELCGGTHVANTADIWHFKIISEGAVAAGIRRIEAITSEAAKDYFESQLLSYEEIRETLKNAQDPVKAIQSLQEENIQLKKQLEILLKDKAKNMKGDLAKELQEINGVQFLAKQVDLNPEGAKDLAYELGNSYNNLFVVFATAQEGKPMLTCYISKEIVAEKNLNAGQVVRELGKYIQGGGGGQPFFATAGGKNVDGIAEALTKAIDFVK; encoded by the coding sequence ATGAAATCACAAGACGTACGTAAACAATTTTTAGATTTTTTTGAGAGTAAAGGACACACTATTGTTCCTTCGGCTCCTATTGTACTTAAAGACGACCCAACCTTAATGTTCAACAACTCGGGAATGGCCCAGTTTAAAGAATACTTTTTAGGAAACGGAACGCCAAAAAGTCCAAGAATTGCCGATACACAAAAATGTCTTCGTGTTTCAGGAAAGCATAACGATTTAGAGGAAGTGGGTATTGATACCTATCACCACACGATGTTTGAAATGCTGGGGAATTGGTCTTTTGGAGATTATTTCAAAAAAGAGGCTATCAACTGGGCTTGGGAATTGTTGACAGAAGTGTACAAAATTCCAAAAGAGAATCTTTATGTTTCGGTTTTCGAAGGAAGTAAAGAAGATAATGTTCCGTTTGATCAGGAGGCTTGGGATATCTGGAAAGAATTAATCGATGAAGATCGCATTATTCTGGGAAATAAAAAAGACAACTTCTGGGAAATGGGAGATCAGGGGCCATGTGGACCTTGTTCTGAAATTCACGTTGATTTGCGTACTCCGGAAGAAAAAGCAGCCGTTTCAGGAAAAAGTTTAGTAAACAACGATCATCCTCAGGTAGTTGAAATCTGGAATAATGTATTCATGGAATTCAATCGTAAAGCAGATGGTTCGTTAGAAAAACTTCCTGCGCAACACGTTGATACCGGAATGGGATTTGAACGTTTGTGTATGGCATTACAAGGAAAAACATCCAATTATGATACCGATGTTTTCATGCCTTTGATTAGAGAAATTGAAACTATTACCGGGGCAAATTATACCGTTAAAGCATCAAATGAAGCAGAGGAAAAAGTAAATATTGCAATTCGTGTTATTGCAGATCACGTTCGTGCAGTAGCCTTTGCTATCGCTGATGGACAATTGCCGTCAAATACCGGTGCAGGATATGTAATTCGTCGTATTTTGCGTCGTGCTATTCGTTACGGATTTACGTTCCTGAATATAAAAGAAGCTTTCATCTACAAGTTAGTAGAAACTTTAAGCGAACAAATGGGAGATTCTTTCCCGGAAATCAGAACTCAAAAAGCACTTTGCTCGAATGTGATTCGCGAGGAGGAAAATTCTTTCTTGCGTACTCTTGATCAGGGATTGGTACTTTTAGATGCTGTGATTCTGAACAATTCAGGAGATACTATCGATGGTAAAAAAGCTTTTGAATTGTATGATACTTACGGTTTTCCAATCGATTTAACAGCTTTGATTCTTTCTGAAAAAGGATTAAAATTAGATGAAAAAGGATTTCAGGAGCAACTGCAATTGCAAAAAGAACGTTCCCGTGCCGCTTCAAAAGTCACTGCAGGAGACTGGAATGTTCTGGTAGAAGATGATATTCAGGAGTTTGTAGGTTACGACAGATTATCGCATCAGGTAAAAATCACGAAGTACCGTAGAGTGGATAGTGTAAAAGATGGCGAAATTTATCAATTGGTTTTCAATGCGACTCCATTTTATGGTGAAAGCGGAGGGCAAACCGGAGATAAAGGATATCTGGAAGCTCAAAACGGTGATATCGTTTATATTATTGATACTAAAAAAGAGAACAATCAAACAATCCACCTGGCAAAATCGTTACCTGAAAATCTAACAGGAACATTTAACGCGGTTGTGGATGCGCTTCAGAGAGCAAAAACATCATCAAATCACTCGGCTACGCATTTATTGCACCAGGGATTGCGTAAAATATTAGGAACGCACATTGAGCAAAAAGGATCTATGGTTCGAAATGCTTCTTTGCGTTTTGACTTCTCTCACTTCTCAAAAGTATCCGATGAGGAATTAAAAGAAGTAGAAAATTTTGTGAATGCAAGAATCCGTGAAAGTTTGCCTTTGATCGAAAAAAGAGCCATTCCAAAAGATCAGGCTTTGGAAGAAGGAGCAATTGCTTTGTTTGGAGAGAAGTATGGTGACTTGGTTCGTATGATTAAATTTGGTGATTCTGTCGAATTATGTGGAGGAACTCACGTGGCAAATACGGCTGATATCTGGCATTTCAAAATTATTTCAGAAGGAGCTGTAGCGGCAGGAATCAGAAGGATCGAAGCAATCACGAGTGAAGCTGCAAAAGATTATTTTGAGTCTCAGTTGCTTTCTTATGAAGAAATTAGAGAGACCTTGAAAAATGCTCAGGATCCTGTGAAAGCGATTCAGTCTTTACAGGAAGAAAATATTCAGTTGAAAAAACAATTGGAAATCTTGTTGAAAGATAAAGCCAAAAACATGAAAGGGGATCTGGCTAAAGAATTGCAGGAAATCAATGGCGTTCAGTTTTTAGCAAAACAAGTAGATTTAAATCCGGAAGGAGCAAAAGATTTGGCTTATGAATTGGGTAATTCGTATAACAATTTGTTTGTAGTTTTCGCCACTGCACAGGAAGGAAAGCCAATGTTGACTTGCTACATTTCTAAAGAAATTGTAGCAGAGAAAAACCTAAACGCAGGACAGGTAGTTCGTGAATTAGGAAAATACATCCAGGGAGGAGGAGGAGGACAGCCTTTCTTCGCCACTGCAGGAGGTAAAAATGTTGATGGAATTGCAGAAGCTTTGACGAAAGCGATTGATTTCGTGAAGTAA
- a CDS encoding LemA family protein — MKRFLPWIIGAVVLIGIYSWVKGINNTAVTLNQTVEQSWGDVQTAYQRRNDLIGNLVNTVKGAADFEKSTLTAVIEARAKATSVTVDPTNITPEQLAEFNKAQSGVSSSLSRLLVSVEQYPTLKANENFLKLQDELASTENQILTARTRFNEAVKPYNNHIKTFPNSLFAGMFGFKEKAYFNAVEGADKPVEVKF; from the coding sequence ATGAAAAGATTTTTGCCTTGGATTATTGGAGCAGTTGTACTTATTGGAATTTACAGCTGGGTTAAAGGGATTAACAATACTGCGGTAACATTAAACCAAACTGTAGAGCAATCCTGGGGAGATGTTCAAACAGCTTACCAAAGACGTAATGACCTTATTGGAAATTTAGTAAACACTGTAAAAGGTGCTGCCGATTTCGAAAAATCAACTTTAACAGCTGTTATCGAAGCTCGTGCAAAAGCAACAAGTGTCACTGTAGATCCTACTAATATTACACCGGAACAACTTGCTGAATTCAACAAAGCTCAAAGCGGCGTATCTTCTTCTTTATCAAGATTATTGGTTTCTGTTGAGCAATATCCAACATTAAAAGCAAACGAAAACTTCTTGAAATTACAAGACGAACTGGCTAGTACTGAAAATCAGATTTTAACGGCAAGAACACGTTTCAACGAAGCGGTAAAACCCTACAACAACCACATCAAAACATTCCCAAATAGTTTATTTGCAGGTATGTTTGGATTTAAAGAAAAAGCATACTTTAATGCAGTTGAAGGTGCAGACAAACCAGTTGAAGTAAAATTCTAA
- a CDS encoding TPM domain-containing protein: MKISKYKISNSNRIFQFTLLFIALVTCNSIFAQFTIPEKPSLQTSVYDYANILNASEKSQLEQKLIRYSDSTTTQIVVITIESLKGEDVSQLATKWGQTWGIGGTAKDDNGVIILLAKKEKKIAINPGYGLEDRLTAGIGGTIIRNIIIPEFKAGSFYNGLDKGTDAIIDVFKGKFKGERKQTKEKDFPILPFIIIVVIVLILLSRNKRGGGGNSGNNSGGGGPSLLDVIILSNLGRSGGGGFGGFGGGSSGGGGGFGGGFGGGGFSGGGSSGGW; this comes from the coding sequence ATGAAAATTTCCAAATACAAAATCTCAAATTCCAACAGAATTTTTCAGTTTACTCTTTTGTTTATCGCGCTTGTTACCTGCAACAGTATTTTTGCACAATTTACAATACCTGAAAAACCAAGTTTACAAACTTCGGTTTACGATTATGCCAACATCTTAAATGCATCTGAAAAATCGCAGCTGGAACAAAAACTAATTCGTTATTCTGACTCGACTACTACCCAAATTGTAGTGATTACGATAGAAAGTTTAAAAGGCGAAGATGTAAGTCAGTTAGCAACCAAATGGGGACAAACCTGGGGAATTGGAGGAACTGCAAAAGACGACAATGGTGTTATTATCCTGCTGGCAAAAAAGGAGAAAAAAATTGCCATAAATCCCGGTTATGGTCTCGAAGACCGATTGACTGCCGGAATTGGCGGAACAATCATCCGAAATATAATTATTCCGGAATTCAAAGCCGGAAGTTTTTACAACGGACTTGACAAAGGAACAGATGCTATCATTGATGTTTTTAAAGGAAAATTCAAAGGCGAGCGCAAACAAACCAAAGAAAAAGATTTTCCAATCCTGCCTTTTATTATAATTGTCGTAATTGTATTAATTTTACTGTCCCGAAATAAAAGAGGCGGCGGAGGTAATTCAGGCAATAATAGCGGAGGTGGTGGTCCTAGCCTGCTCGATGTCATCATTCTAAGCAATCTTGGAAGAAGTGGCGGAGGCGGATTTGGAGGCTTCGGCGGAGGATCATCCGGAGGCGGAGGTGGCTTTGGCGGAGGTTTTGGCGGAGGAGGCTTCTCTGGAGGAGGTTCTAGCGGAGGCTGGTAA
- a CDS encoding TonB-dependent receptor has translation MKNSTKNILTILSFLTFSISFAQNIEGVVKTSENIPLEAANIVIKGTTSNTTSDQNGKFSIDSRGKLPLTLLVQYVGYKTTEIELTDLPITPLQITIKEENELIEVVVSSRRRIEKVQDVPIAVSVITGKQAEQTGAFNVNRIKELVPSVQLYSSNPRNTGINIRSLGSPFGLTNDGIDPGVGFYVDGVYYARPAATTLDFIDVEQIEVLRGPQGSLFGKNTTSGAFNITTRKPSFTTGADFEVSYGNYAFLQAKASVTGALGKKVAGRISFSGTQRDGLIDNVATGRPTNSLNNQGIRGQLLFTPSENTNIILAADITTQRPDGYAQVVAGVAPTQRAGYRQFNAIIKDLNYQLPSQNAFDRKIDHDTPWRSGQDMGGISLNVDTKIGSGTLTSTTAWRFWNWDPSNDRDFTGLQVLAKSQNPTRQTQFTQEVRYAGQLTSKLSGVVGAFFIDQTSQTNGTEESGNAQWRFSQSSTSPLWKTPGLFEGYGIKTDARIRASSAAVFGQVDWAITERLHVLPGVRYNFDKKDAHYSRTTYGGLQTTDPALLALKKSVYSDQSFASNTDNTDFSGNITVSYKASDKINAYATYAKSYKPVGVNVAGLPTDSKGLPLLDLAVIKPEKVNHYEVGVKTSPFKNSIFNLTFFNTEIKDFQTNVQAAELGVNRGYLANADKVRVRGAELDASFVFSQHLTVNAAATYTDAKYVKFTNAPLPLEETGAPVAFKDVSGTELPGASKWAGSLGGELSDNAKFFGNKGKIFLAVDSYARSEFSSSPSASKYLVVPGYAIFNARLGFRASDGLSVQFWGRNLLNKDYYEQLLPAGGNSGQYAAVLGDQRTYGITLKYSL, from the coding sequence ATGAAAAATTCGACAAAAAATATACTTACAATCTTATCTTTTTTAACTTTCTCCATATCCTTTGCACAAAACATTGAAGGTGTTGTTAAAACAAGCGAAAACATCCCTTTAGAAGCGGCAAACATTGTTATAAAAGGGACAACCTCAAATACTACTTCCGACCAAAACGGAAAATTCAGTATCGACAGCAGAGGAAAACTTCCGTTAACCTTATTAGTTCAATATGTAGGTTATAAAACCACTGAGATCGAACTTACCGATTTACCTATAACTCCCCTGCAAATAACCATCAAAGAAGAAAACGAACTTATTGAAGTAGTGGTTTCTTCTCGACGCAGAATCGAAAAAGTTCAGGACGTGCCAATCGCTGTATCGGTAATTACCGGTAAACAGGCAGAACAAACCGGAGCTTTTAATGTGAACCGAATTAAAGAACTCGTTCCTTCTGTACAATTATATTCTTCAAATCCGAGAAATACAGGAATCAATATTCGTAGCCTTGGTTCTCCTTTCGGACTTACTAACGATGGTATTGATCCAGGTGTTGGTTTTTATGTAGATGGGGTTTATTATGCCCGTCCGGCAGCCACTACTCTTGATTTTATCGACGTAGAACAAATTGAAGTATTACGCGGACCACAAGGATCTTTGTTTGGTAAAAATACTACCTCTGGTGCTTTTAATATTACCACTCGCAAACCAAGTTTTACTACTGGTGCTGATTTTGAAGTGAGTTACGGAAATTATGCTTTTCTTCAGGCGAAAGCATCCGTTACCGGAGCATTGGGTAAAAAAGTAGCGGGTCGTATCTCCTTTTCAGGTACACAACGCGATGGTTTGATCGACAATGTGGCTACGGGAAGACCTACAAACAGTTTAAACAATCAGGGAATTAGAGGGCAATTGCTTTTTACTCCGTCAGAAAATACTAATATTATTCTGGCAGCCGATATCACAACGCAACGTCCGGATGGATACGCGCAGGTTGTAGCCGGTGTTGCGCCTACACAAAGAGCTGGTTACAGACAATTTAATGCCATCATTAAAGATTTAAATTATCAGCTTCCAAGCCAAAATGCTTTTGACCGAAAAATCGATCACGATACCCCATGGCGTTCAGGACAGGACATGGGAGGTATTTCTCTTAACGTTGATACTAAAATTGGATCAGGAACACTTACTTCCACTACCGCATGGCGTTTTTGGAACTGGGATCCATCAAATGACAGAGACTTTACAGGATTACAAGTTTTGGCTAAGTCTCAAAACCCAACCAGACAGACTCAATTTACACAAGAAGTACGTTACGCAGGTCAACTAACTTCTAAACTTAGTGGTGTTGTTGGTGCCTTCTTTATTGATCAAACTTCGCAAACAAACGGAACAGAAGAATCCGGTAATGCTCAATGGAGGTTCTCACAAAGCAGTACCAGTCCGCTATGGAAAACTCCGGGACTTTTTGAAGGATACGGAATTAAAACAGATGCCAGAATCAGAGCTTCCAGTGCTGCTGTTTTTGGTCAGGTTGACTGGGCAATTACTGAGCGTTTACATGTATTGCCGGGTGTGAGATATAACTTTGACAAAAAAGATGCTCACTACAGCCGTACGACTTACGGTGGTCTTCAAACTACTGATCCGGCTTTACTGGCACTTAAAAAATCGGTTTACTCGGACCAGTCTTTTGCTTCGAATACTGACAATACCGATTTCTCAGGAAACATAACAGTATCTTATAAAGCATCTGATAAAATCAACGCTTATGCTACTTACGCTAAAAGTTACAAACCGGTGGGTGTAAATGTTGCAGGGCTTCCAACAGATTCAAAAGGACTACCATTATTGGATCTTGCAGTAATCAAACCAGAAAAAGTAAATCATTATGAAGTTGGAGTAAAAACTTCTCCGTTCAAAAATTCCATCTTTAATCTGACTTTCTTTAATACGGAAATCAAAGACTTTCAAACCAATGTTCAGGCAGCCGAACTTGGTGTAAACCGTGGTTATCTTGCCAATGCTGATAAAGTACGCGTAAGAGGTGCTGAACTTGATGCCAGTTTTGTTTTTAGCCAGCACTTGACTGTGAATGCAGCCGCGACTTATACAGATGCAAAATATGTTAAATTTACCAATGCACCACTTCCGTTAGAAGAAACGGGAGCTCCCGTAGCTTTTAAAGATGTTTCAGGAACAGAATTACCGGGTGCTTCAAAATGGGCAGGATCACTAGGGGGTGAGCTTTCTGATAATGCAAAATTCTTCGGAAACAAAGGAAAAATCTTCTTAGCTGTTGATTCTTATGCACGTTCTGAATTTTCATCAAGCCCTTCTGCTTCAAAATACTTAGTGGTTCCGGGATATGCTATTTTTAACGCTCGTTTAGGATTCCGCGCGTCAGACGGACTATCTGTTCAGTTCTGGGGTCGTAACTTATTAAACAAAGATTACTATGAGCAATTACTGCCTGCCGGTGGAAATTCCGGACAATATGCCGCTGTACTTGGTGATCAAAGAACTTATGGTATTACTTTAAAATATTCATTATAA